One Algoriphagus sp. Y33 genomic window, GTCATTGGTAGATCGGTCCAATCTGTCTCCAAACTATCTAAGTGATCTGCTTGGATTACATCCCGGGAGGAATACCGGGAACTTTATTCAGGATAAATTAAGTGAAAAAGCTAGGGATCTACTATTCACTACTAGGTTTTTAGTAACTGAGATAGCCTTTCAACTAGGTTTCGAGTATCCACAATCTTTTAGCAGATTATTCAAAACCAAGAGGGATGCTCCCTTGGAATTCACAAAAATCGTTCAATAAAAAAGTGGTTGTCTCATGAGTATAGGGTTTCTTGTCAGGCTGAGTAAGAAAAATTTAAGATTTACAAAAGAATAATGACAGTAAGTGATTTTAGGAACAAAGTTGGGCCACCCTGAGCGGAGTCGAAGGGTCATCGACTCCGGACTCGGACTGACGCAACATTTGAACAGTTATTTGAATTCCGTCATTGGTAGCGAAGGCGAAGCCTTTTATGCGCTAATTAAGTCCATTTCGACTTCCCGCCACAGCGAGGCAAGCTGCTCAATGTGAAATTATGAGTTATGAGACAGCCTCTCTGTTATAAATTTCTATAAGCTAATATTCCGCCGATAGTATTTCGGACTTTCGAAAAGCCTTTGGATTCCAGGAATTTTTTAGCATTCATACTTCTCGCTCCTGAGCGACAGTGAACTACGATTTCAGTATCCTTATAATCTTCCAACTCTGTAAGTCTAGTCGGGAGGTCTGCCAATGGGATATTTTTGGCTCCCAAGTTGTCATCATCGTATTCCCATTCTTCTCGAACGTCTAGAAACACAAACTTTTCGTTGTTATCCAATCTGGATTTTAGGTCTTCTACAGTGATATCTTCCATAATTTATTTAACTAAAATTCTATACGATTGCATGCCGGATTCAGTGGTCAAATTAAGCACATACACTCCAGGCCGCTGTCCGTTAAAATT contains:
- a CDS encoding helix-turn-helix domain-containing protein — its product is MVDRSNLSPNYLSDLLGLHPGRNTGNFIQDKLSEKARDLLFTTRFLVTEIAFQLGFEYPQSFSRLFKTKRDAPLEFTKIVQ
- a CDS encoding rhodanese-like domain-containing protein, with amino-acid sequence MEDITVEDLKSRLDNNEKFVFLDVREEWEYDDDNLGAKNIPLADLPTRLTELEDYKDTEIVVHCRSGARSMNAKKFLESKGFSKVRNTIGGILAYRNL